One Sporosarcina sp. FSL W8-0480 genomic window, TGCGGTTGCTGTGACGGAGGGACCGGGACTTGTCGGTGCACTTTTGATCGGTATTAATGCAGCAAAAGCATTTGCGTTTGCGAATGGATTGCCGATTATTGGTGTACACCATATTGCCGGGCATATTTACGCCAATCAATTAATGCAGCCAATGGAGTTTCCGCTCCTTGCGCTCATCGTTTCAGGAGGCCATACCGAGCTTGTATTGATGGAAGAGCACGGATCCTTTAAACTAATCGGGGAGACGCGTGACGACGCCGCTGGAGAAGCTTATGACAAAGTTGCACGAGTTCTTGGTTTGCCGTATCCCGGTGGTCCAGCGATTGATAAGCTTGCACTTGAAAGTGATGATGCGGTAGAATTCCCAAGAGCTTGGCTTGAGCCGGATTCATATGATTTCAGCTTCAGTGGATTAAAATCAGCCGTTATCAATTATAAGCATAATCTCGAGCAAAAAGGTGGATCAATCGTACCAGCGCATGTGGCCGCTGGTTTTCAGCAGAGTGTTGTGGAAGTTCTAACAGCGAAGACATTAAAGGCTGCGAAAGAATATAATGTGAAACAAGTTATAGCCGCGGGTGGAGTTGCTGCAAATAAAGGCCTGCGTGCTTCACTCGATACAGCTTTTGATAAAGAGGGAATTCCATTTTTCGTTCCCCCAATCTCTCTTTGTACTGACAATGCAGCGATGATTGCTGCTGCTGGAACAGCGATGTTTATGGATGGGAAAAGTGGTAATATGGAAATGAACGGGCGTCCGGGTATGCCACTTACATCTTGGAGCAAATAACTGATGGAAATCGTCGAGTCTTGACGATTTCCGTTTTTATTTGGCCACGAAATGGATTCTTTTGTCAAGAGGGAACGTTCGTACTTATGCACATTTGTTGATAAGTTGTGGATAATTGTTCAACAATTGTGTATTAGCTGTCCAAGTTTTGGATAACTATGTGGGTAAAACAAGATGTCAGTGTGGAAAACGTGGATAACTATGTTAATATCCTATAGTATCAATGTTTACAATGTGAATAAGATTGTGGAAAAGAAAATTCATCTTTGTCGAAAACATAAAAATGCTGTCGAATGGCGCGATGCCTTTCGACAGCATTTATTATGATTGTAAATGTAGATTCTCCAACTTCTCTTGAAGAGCCAACCATTCTTCCGACTGCTCATCATGTTTCATCTGCAATGCATCAATCTGTTCTTGAAGCTCCATTAGTTTAATATGGTCATCAGCAAATTCTGGTTGTAAGAGCTCTTCCTGTAAACTTGCAATATCTTCGTCCATTTTGGCTAATGATGTTTCAATTTCTGCTATTGCCCTTGTCAGTCGGCGTTCCTGCCTCTTGAATTCTTTGTCATCCTCGTTGCGATGGTTTTTCGTTTGGATCCTCTGTTGTGACGAAGACTCTTCCGCTTTCAACTCGGCAAGCTCTGTCTTCTTTTCGATAAAATAATTGTAGTCGCCAAGATACTCCGTTACACCTACGTTTGTGACATCGATTACTTTTGTCGCAATCCGATTGATGAAGTATCGGTCATGCGAAACGAAAAGGATGGTTCCAGGAAAGTCGTCCAATGCATTTTCAAGTACTTCTTTGCTGTCGAGGTCAAGATGATTCGTTGGTTCGTCAAGGATGAGCGTATTCGACTTTTGAAGCATCAGTTTTGCCAATGAAAGGCGAGCCCTCTCACCACCTGATAACGATGTCACTGATTTTTCAACATCTTCCCCAGTAAAGAGGAAGCGTCCTAACACTGTACGGACATCCTTTTCATTCATCATTGGCCATTCATCCCAAAGCTCCTGTAGGACCGTCCCCGTACCGATGATTGTCGCCTGATTTTGATCGTAATACCCGAACTGGACATTAGTGCCATAACGAATCGTCCCGTCTAATGGTTCTTGCATTTTCACAATCGTTTTGAGCAATGTCGACTTACCGATTCCATTCGGACCTAATATGGCAATCCTGTCACCTTTGTAGGCATGCATATTAATGTTTTTGGAAACTGGTTTGCCATTATAGCCGATTGCGATGTTCTCAAGTTTCAGTACATCATTCCCACTTGGCCTTTCGATTGAGAATGAAAAGCTTGCGGAACGTTCATCCCCGTCGGGTGCATCCATCCATTCAGTCCGTTCAAGGAGTTTCCGTCTACTTTTTGCCATTTTGGAAGTGGAAGCTCGTGCGATATTTCGAGCAATGAACTCTTCAAGTTTGGCCTTTTCACTTGATTCACGTTCATACAGTTTCTTGTCACGTTCGTAGTTCTTTGCTTTTTCATCCAAATACGCGCTATAGTTTCCGACATACTTCGTCACTTTCCGTCTGGATACTTCGTACGTGATTGTTACAATCTGGTCAAGGAAATATCGGTCATGTGAAACGATAAGAATCGCTCCTTCATAAGAGACAAGATATTTTTCAAGCCAGCCAAGCGTCTCGATATCTAAATGGTTCGTCGGCTCGTCCAAAATGAGAAGATCGGGTTTGCTCAGCAGCATCTTTGCGAGAGCAAGTCGTGTTTTTTGCCCACCTGAAAGAAGATTGACTTTCTTCTCGTAGTCATCTGGATAAAATCGCATGCCGTGAAGAACGGAACGAATGTCAGATTCGTATTGATAGCCTCCGGAATCCTTGAATTCGATCTGGAGGGCATCATACTCCTTCATGACTCGCTCGTATTCTTCAGTAATCCCGTAAACAGTTGGATCCGCCATTTGTGCTTCAAGCATGCGAAGTTTTTGTTCCATTGATAGCAAAGGTTCGAAAACGGTCATCATTTCTGCCCAAACAGTACGTGAAGAGTCAATCCCTGCATGCTGTTCAAGATATCCTATCTGAACGTCTTTTGGCATGATAATGTCACCCGAATCCGCTGTCATCTCTCCTGCAATAATCTTGAGCAATGTGGATTTGCCGGCACCGTTGCGACCTACGAGTGCAACTCTATCACGATGCTGTACTTCGAGTCTCACACTTTCCAATATATCAGTCCCTGAAAAGGATTTAGTTAGTCCATTCACCTGTAAAACAATCATTCAGAACACCTCTATTCATACATTAAGTTTAATCGAATGCGGAGACGCGCGCAATGGTCGGCTTTACATCGACCATTTTCTGCTGTACGATAGAAATTGTTCGGTTTAATTCAGGGAAGTCCCTAATTTAAATCTGTGAAATCCCAACTTAATTCTATGGGGCAGGAGGTAGGAAATGTCTGAAGTAACTCCAAGAATTCCGCAGGCGACATCAAAACGCCTTCCTATATATTATAGATTCCTACAGAGCTTCTCGAATGCAGGTAAAAAACGTGTTTCTTCAAGTGAATTGAGCGAAGCGATGAAAATAGAT contains:
- the tsaD gene encoding tRNA (adenosine(37)-N6)-threonylcarbamoyltransferase complex transferase subunit TsaD; amino-acid sequence: MDKDIYILGIETSCDETAASVIRNGHEIISNVVSSQIQSQQRFGGVVPEIASRHHVEQITLVIEEALRTANLEPADLDAVAVTEGPGLVGALLIGINAAKAFAFANGLPIIGVHHIAGHIYANQLMQPMEFPLLALIVSGGHTELVLMEEHGSFKLIGETRDDAAGEAYDKVARVLGLPYPGGPAIDKLALESDDAVEFPRAWLEPDSYDFSFSGLKSAVINYKHNLEQKGGSIVPAHVAAGFQQSVVEVLTAKTLKAAKEYNVKQVIAAGGVAANKGLRASLDTAFDKEGIPFFVPPISLCTDNAAMIAAAGTAMFMDGKSGNMEMNGRPGMPLTSWSK
- a CDS encoding ABC-F family ATP-binding cassette domain-containing protein encodes the protein MIVLQVNGLTKSFSGTDILESVRLEVQHRDRVALVGRNGAGKSTLLKIIAGEMTADSGDIIMPKDVQIGYLEQHAGIDSSRTVWAEMMTVFEPLLSMEQKLRMLEAQMADPTVYGITEEYERVMKEYDALQIEFKDSGGYQYESDIRSVLHGMRFYPDDYEKKVNLLSGGQKTRLALAKMLLSKPDLLILDEPTNHLDIETLGWLEKYLVSYEGAILIVSHDRYFLDQIVTITYEVSRRKVTKYVGNYSAYLDEKAKNYERDKKLYERESSEKAKLEEFIARNIARASTSKMAKSRRKLLERTEWMDAPDGDERSASFSFSIERPSGNDVLKLENIAIGYNGKPVSKNINMHAYKGDRIAILGPNGIGKSTLLKTIVKMQEPLDGTIRYGTNVQFGYYDQNQATIIGTGTVLQELWDEWPMMNEKDVRTVLGRFLFTGEDVEKSVTSLSGGERARLSLAKLMLQKSNTLILDEPTNHLDLDSKEVLENALDDFPGTILFVSHDRYFINRIATKVIDVTNVGVTEYLGDYNYFIEKKTELAELKAEESSSQQRIQTKNHRNEDDKEFKRQERRLTRAIAEIETSLAKMDEDIASLQEELLQPEFADDHIKLMELQEQIDALQMKHDEQSEEWLALQEKLENLHLQS